In one Culex quinquefasciatus strain JHB chromosome 2, VPISU_Cqui_1.0_pri_paternal, whole genome shotgun sequence genomic region, the following are encoded:
- the LOC6050865 gene encoding zinc finger protein 391, whose product MDPNASIDVEYKVCRICVQSTVEDSYPHNELYDEVSVETMLKEVLEKLQIPDDENLAVRCCSSCREELWITYRFIKKLEDANNKIKNLEHYVVEADKSDPLTESPSKSQIDVKLEYEVEDYSTYEQENTNDFDETDSDDKPLMQRRAKRKPGRKRKKVKTDPEDSDESEYSPKHEQEENSSASEAEEKEELTKHKRTRYAITANSQPKRCCGCKEPVSTHEQLEEHSEKFHQQRAFDAEILEQKPEECSICYERFETRMELLLHRRKAFAKELHSCKKCPADFANAYNLRVHLKNNHKREKIVKQIDEIRQKVHICCKCHKQFETKELMIEHGNAEHKMRHPPDTENQIECEVCHRRFKSEHVLTEHQRRPYRAHRYQCAHCGKTFQEKQVFLDHEQSHANIRPYQCHMCPKSFSLKTNYVTHIKYHSLPSDYFKCDKCGKGFKKKHLWQDHQVIHIESAERPFKCHLCPNTFTRQQLLDFHVKEHLGAKPFKCTKCTSSYIHERDLRRHIRAKHEPIVPFSCELCSKEFHRKDAYKKHLKTHEDEEAKNLGCQIKL is encoded by the exons atggATCCCAACGCCAGCATCGATGTTGAATATAAAGTTTGTCGAATTTGTGTTCAATCCACCGTAGAAGATAGCTATCCCCACAATGAACTGTACGATGAAGTCAGCGTCGAAACGATGCTCAAGGAAGTGCTAGAGAAGTTGCAG attcctgACGATGAAAACCTCGCTGTACGATGCTGTAGCTCTTGTAGAGAAGAGCTCTGGATTACCTAtcgcttcataaaaaaattggaGGACGCCAACAATAAGATCAAGAACCTCGAGCATTACGTTGTGGAAGCTGACAAaag TGATCCCTTGACGGAATCTCCTAGTAAATCACAAATAGATGTTAAATTGGAATATGAGGTAGAAGATTACTCAACGTATGAACAAGAAAACACAAATGATTTTGATGAAACAGACAGCGATGATAAACCATTAATGCAACGGCGAGCGAAGCGCAAACCTGGAAGAAAACGCAAGAAAGTCAAAACTGATCCAGAAGACTCTGATGAGAGCGAATACTCACCGAAACATGAGCAAGAGGAAAACTCATCAGCATCCGAGGCCGAGGAAAAGGAGGAACTAACTAAACACAAACGAACTCGATACGCAATCACGGCCAATTCGCAACCGAAGCGATGCTGTGGCTGCAAGGAACCCGTCAGCACGCACGAACAGCTGGAAGAGCATTCCGAAAAATTCCACCAGCAACGAGCGTTCGATGCTGAGATACTCGAACAGAAGCCGGAAGAGTGTTCGATATGTTACGAGAGGTTTGAGACGAGAATGGAACTCCTTCTGCACCGCAGAAAAGCTTTTGCTAAAGAGTTACACTCGTGCAAAAAGTGTCCTGCCGATTTCGCGAATGCTTACAACCTGAGAGTTCATTTGAAGAACAACCACAAGCGGGAGAAAATCGTGAAACAAATCGACGAAATCCGCCAAAAAGTGCACATTTGCTGCAAATGCCACAAACAGTTCGAAACTAAAGAACTGATGATAGAACATGGCAACGCGGAGCACAAAATGCGCCATCCCCCGGATACGGAGAACCAGATCGAGTGTGAAGTCTGCCATCGTCGGTTCAAGTCGGAGCACGTACTAACCGAGCATCAACGCAGACCGTATCGGGCTCACCGATACCAGTGTGCACACTGCGGAAAAACTTTCCAAGAAAAGCAGGTATTTCTGGACCACGAGCAAAGCCACGCCAACATCCGGCCGTACCAGTGCCACATGTGTCCAAAGTCCTTTTCGCTGAAAACCAACTACGTTACCCATATAAAGTACCACTCCCTGCCGAGCGATTACTTCAAGTGCGACAAATGTGGCAAAGGGTTCAAGAAAAAGCATCTCTGGCAAGACCATCAGGTCATTCACATCGAAAGCGCAGAACGACCCTTCAAATGCCATCTTTGTCCCAACACATTCACCCGCCAACAACTGCTGGATTTCCACGTGAAGGAACACCTTGGGGCAAAACCGTTCAAGTGTACAAAGTGTACCTCGTCCTACATCCACGAACGGGACTTGCGCAGGCACATCCGGGCTAAACACGAACCTATCGTACCGTTTAGTTGCGAACTTTGCTCGAAAGAATTTCACCGGAAGGATGCTTACAAAAAGCATCTGAAGACTCACGAAGATGAGGAGGCGAAGAATTTGGGATGTCAAATTAAATTGTAA